The following coding sequences lie in one Deltaproteobacteria bacterium genomic window:
- a CDS encoding response regulator, producing QMLSRAGYQVIAAANGDDALQIYRRQEKQIDLVILDLIMPGMSGKKCLEELLRINSRAKVLIASGYSPYEPLEDLMKKGARGFVSKPYKIGELLRVVRQAITGD from the coding sequence ACAGATGCTCAGCAGAGCTGGCTACCAAGTGATTGCTGCTGCAAACGGTGATGATGCTCTGCAAATCTACAGGCGACAAGAAAAGCAAATTGATTTGGTGATTCTTGATCTGATCATGCCCGGGATGAGTGGCAAGAAGTGCCTGGAAGAACTGTTGAGGATAAACAGCCGGGCAAAAGTTCTCATTGCCAGCGGCTACTCACCCTATGAACCTCTGGAAGATCTTATGAAAAAAGGAGCGCGCGGCTTTGTCAGCAAGCCTTACAAGATCGGAGAGCTCCTCAGGGTGGTGCGACAAGCGATAACAGGGGATTGA